In Molothrus aeneus isolate 106 chromosome 4, BPBGC_Maene_1.0, whole genome shotgun sequence, the following are encoded in one genomic region:
- the CEP44 gene encoding centrosomal protein of 44 kDa isoform X1 — MATGDLNGSLRKIEQGLRLLNYPRDVDYTVLVKGDPAAFLPIISYCFTSFSTCIAELLVKCDVELTAKSDLRFIEAVYKFLRDQFQYKPILTKEQFLQVGFAERKMQIVCDVINCVVKKHKELNNSSKVKSQTRKKIRPLKSEVWSNCGTGLADPSCSALNSKQHTRKKPLVERHSGNEVSGDLCPLPLPAQGGTEEELCPDYDIVEVKCEQVIEENSQIEFLKSQLADFQEKLHKLDWMEDKLQVLEEKLQGKVIIDEKDWNNLLNRVLLLETELLLQSKKRDFLKDFSNINQKRTSSSIPVSLDSERNEEMPGSHLQSSGCGSLLSTDQSPKDMTINSHDLTDISKETIRQRMEKISKIIEETFKLFKTSSPPLGIPASTGLQTCSLQTYGYQK, encoded by the exons ATGGCAACAGGAGACCTAAATGGAAGCTTAAGAAAAATAGAACAAGGACTTCGCTTGTTAAATTATCCACGAGATGTGGATTATACAGT GTTAGTAAAGGGTGATCCAGCTGCATTTTTACCTATCATCAGCTATTGTTTTACATCTTTTTCAACTTGCATAGCAGAGCTTTTGGTAAAGTGTGATGTGGAACTGACAGCCAAGAGCGACTTGCGTTTTATTGAAGCTGTTTATAAG TTTCTTCGAGATCAATTTCAGTACAAACCAATTTTAACAAAAGAGCAGTTTCTTCAGGTTGgctttgcagaaagaaaaatgcaaattgttTGTGATGTTATCAACTGTGTGGTGAAGAAACATAAGGAGTTGAATAACTCTAGTAAG GTTAAATCCCAAacgagaaaaaaaattagacctCTTAAATCTGAAGTATGGTCAAATTGTGGTACAGGTCTTGCTGATCCAAGTTGCAGTGCTCTGAATTCCAAGCAg caTACTCGAAAGAAGCCTCTAGTTGAACGACACTCAGGAAATGAAGTTAGTGGTGATCTTTGTCCACTACCCcttccagcacagggagggactGAGGAAGAATTGTGCCCAGATTATGATATTGTGGAAGTTAAATGTGAACAA GTCATAGAAGAAAATTCACAAATTGAGTTTTTAAAGAGTCAGCTTGCAGATTTCCAGGAAAAGCTTCATAAGCTAGATTGGATGGAAGATAAGCTACAAGTTTTAGAAGAGAAACTGCAAGGAAAGGTGATCATAGATGAGAAGGACTGGAATAACTTACTGAATCGAGTTTTGCTTCTTGAAACAGAACTGTTGTTACAATCCAAAAAG AGAGACTTTCTTAAAGACTTCAGCAATATAAATCAAAAAAGAACTTCTAGTAGCATTCCAGTTTCCCTTG ATTCAGAGAGGAATGAGGAGATGCCAGGGAGTCATCTTCAGTCGTCTGGATGCGGTTCACTGTTATCCACAGACCAATCTCCCAAAGACATGACCATTAATTCTCATGATCTGACAGACATTTCAAAG GAGACAATAAGACAAAGAATGGAAAAGATAAGTAAAAT aattgaAGAAACCTTCAAATTGTTCAAAACATCAAGCCCACCTCTGGGAATACCTGCAAGCACAGGTCTTCAGACCTGTTCTCTGCAGACTTACGGATACCAGAAATAA
- the CEP44 gene encoding centrosomal protein of 44 kDa isoform X3, with product MATGDLNGSLRKIEQGLRLLNYPRDVDYTVLVKGDPAAFLPIISYCFTSFSTCIAELLVKCDVELTAKSDLRFIEAVYKFLRDQFQYKPILTKEQFLQVGFAERKMQIVCDVINCVVKKHKELNNSSKVKSQTRKKIRPLKSEVWSNCGTGLADPSCSALNSKQHTRKKPLVERHSGNEVSGDLCPLPLPAQGGTEEELCPDYDIVEVKCEQVIEENSQIEFLKSQLADFQEKLHKLDWMEDKLQVLEEKLQGKVIIDEKDWNNLLNRVLLLETELLLQSKKRDFLKDFSNINQKRTSSSIPVSLDSERNEEMPGSHLQSSGCGSLLSTDQSPKDMTINSHDLTDISKN from the exons ATGGCAACAGGAGACCTAAATGGAAGCTTAAGAAAAATAGAACAAGGACTTCGCTTGTTAAATTATCCACGAGATGTGGATTATACAGT GTTAGTAAAGGGTGATCCAGCTGCATTTTTACCTATCATCAGCTATTGTTTTACATCTTTTTCAACTTGCATAGCAGAGCTTTTGGTAAAGTGTGATGTGGAACTGACAGCCAAGAGCGACTTGCGTTTTATTGAAGCTGTTTATAAG TTTCTTCGAGATCAATTTCAGTACAAACCAATTTTAACAAAAGAGCAGTTTCTTCAGGTTGgctttgcagaaagaaaaatgcaaattgttTGTGATGTTATCAACTGTGTGGTGAAGAAACATAAGGAGTTGAATAACTCTAGTAAG GTTAAATCCCAAacgagaaaaaaaattagacctCTTAAATCTGAAGTATGGTCAAATTGTGGTACAGGTCTTGCTGATCCAAGTTGCAGTGCTCTGAATTCCAAGCAg caTACTCGAAAGAAGCCTCTAGTTGAACGACACTCAGGAAATGAAGTTAGTGGTGATCTTTGTCCACTACCCcttccagcacagggagggactGAGGAAGAATTGTGCCCAGATTATGATATTGTGGAAGTTAAATGTGAACAA GTCATAGAAGAAAATTCACAAATTGAGTTTTTAAAGAGTCAGCTTGCAGATTTCCAGGAAAAGCTTCATAAGCTAGATTGGATGGAAGATAAGCTACAAGTTTTAGAAGAGAAACTGCAAGGAAAGGTGATCATAGATGAGAAGGACTGGAATAACTTACTGAATCGAGTTTTGCTTCTTGAAACAGAACTGTTGTTACAATCCAAAAAG AGAGACTTTCTTAAAGACTTCAGCAATATAAATCAAAAAAGAACTTCTAGTAGCATTCCAGTTTCCCTTG ATTCAGAGAGGAATGAGGAGATGCCAGGGAGTCATCTTCAGTCGTCTGGATGCGGTTCACTGTTATCCACAGACCAATCTCCCAAAGACATGACCATTAATTCTCATGATCTGACAGACATTTCAAAG aattga
- the CEP44 gene encoding centrosomal protein of 44 kDa isoform X2: protein MATGDLNGSLRKIEQGLRLLNYPRDVDYTVLVKGDPAAFLPIISYCFTSFSTCIAELLVKCDVELTAKSDLRFIEAVYKFLRDQFQYKPILTKEQFLQVGFAERKMQIVCDVINCVVKKHKELNNSSKVKSQTRKKIRPLKSEVWSNCGTGLADPSCSALNSKQHTRKKPLVERHSGNEVSGDLCPLPLPAQGGTEEELCPDYDIVEVKCEQVIEENSQIEFLKSQLADFQEKLHKLDWMEDKLQVLEEKLQGKVIIDEKDWNNLLNRVLLLETELLLQSKKRDFLKDFSNINQKRTSSSIPVSLDSERNEEMPGSHLQSSGCGSLLSTDQSPKDMTINSHDLTDISKGYGHINVF from the exons ATGGCAACAGGAGACCTAAATGGAAGCTTAAGAAAAATAGAACAAGGACTTCGCTTGTTAAATTATCCACGAGATGTGGATTATACAGT GTTAGTAAAGGGTGATCCAGCTGCATTTTTACCTATCATCAGCTATTGTTTTACATCTTTTTCAACTTGCATAGCAGAGCTTTTGGTAAAGTGTGATGTGGAACTGACAGCCAAGAGCGACTTGCGTTTTATTGAAGCTGTTTATAAG TTTCTTCGAGATCAATTTCAGTACAAACCAATTTTAACAAAAGAGCAGTTTCTTCAGGTTGgctttgcagaaagaaaaatgcaaattgttTGTGATGTTATCAACTGTGTGGTGAAGAAACATAAGGAGTTGAATAACTCTAGTAAG GTTAAATCCCAAacgagaaaaaaaattagacctCTTAAATCTGAAGTATGGTCAAATTGTGGTACAGGTCTTGCTGATCCAAGTTGCAGTGCTCTGAATTCCAAGCAg caTACTCGAAAGAAGCCTCTAGTTGAACGACACTCAGGAAATGAAGTTAGTGGTGATCTTTGTCCACTACCCcttccagcacagggagggactGAGGAAGAATTGTGCCCAGATTATGATATTGTGGAAGTTAAATGTGAACAA GTCATAGAAGAAAATTCACAAATTGAGTTTTTAAAGAGTCAGCTTGCAGATTTCCAGGAAAAGCTTCATAAGCTAGATTGGATGGAAGATAAGCTACAAGTTTTAGAAGAGAAACTGCAAGGAAAGGTGATCATAGATGAGAAGGACTGGAATAACTTACTGAATCGAGTTTTGCTTCTTGAAACAGAACTGTTGTTACAATCCAAAAAG AGAGACTTTCTTAAAGACTTCAGCAATATAAATCAAAAAAGAACTTCTAGTAGCATTCCAGTTTCCCTTG ATTCAGAGAGGAATGAGGAGATGCCAGGGAGTCATCTTCAGTCGTCTGGATGCGGTTCACTGTTATCCACAGACCAATCTCCCAAAGACATGACCATTAATTCTCATGATCTGACAGACATTTCAAAG GGATATGGACACATAAATGTGTTTTGA